Proteins encoded together in one Formosa sp. Hel3_A1_48 window:
- a CDS encoding SCO family protein — translation MKSTNYSYVGIAFIVLVFGIIFIPRIIDRIQNNDVTRVESRSDNVKLQTKDDTQLSYLVINGERKKVMPFSFTNQYGKVITNKDFEGKVYLVEFFFTTCPTICPKMNQNLVDIQNTFPKRDDFGIASFTINPDYDTVEVMKNYADQYGVSNPNWHFLTGQQEDIYNLANLGFNLYAAEVEGAAGGFEHSGNFALIDRQGYIRSRTDDFGNPKIYYKGVISQKEQINDEGELEEISALKEDILKLLNHE, via the coding sequence ATGAAATCAACTAATTATTCATACGTAGGCATTGCCTTTATTGTTCTTGTTTTTGGTATAATTTTTATTCCAAGAATAATAGATAGAATACAAAATAATGATGTCACTAGGGTTGAGAGCAGAAGCGATAATGTCAAGCTACAAACAAAAGATGACACTCAACTTTCATATTTGGTAATAAATGGCGAACGAAAAAAAGTGATGCCTTTTAGCTTTACCAATCAATATGGAAAAGTTATTACAAATAAAGATTTTGAGGGGAAAGTGTATTTAGTAGAATTTTTCTTTACAACATGTCCAACAATTTGTCCAAAAATGAATCAAAATTTAGTTGATATTCAAAACACTTTTCCCAAGCGCGATGATTTTGGTATTGCCTCTTTTACTATTAATCCTGATTATGATACTGTTGAGGTCATGAAAAATTATGCAGATCAATATGGAGTAAGCAATCCAAATTGGCATTTTCTAACGGGGCAACAAGAGGATATTTATAATTTAGCTAATTTAGGATTCAATCTCTATGCCGCAGAAGTTGAGGGTGCAGCTGGAGGTTTTGAACACTCAGGCAACTTTGCCTTAATTGATAGACAAGGGTATATTCGTTCCAGAACTGATGATTTTGGCAATCCTAAAATTTATTACAAAGGAGTTATCAGTCAGAAAGAGCAAATAAACGATGAAGGAGAATTGGAAGAAATTTCAGCTTTAAAAGAAGATATTTTAAAATTATTAAATCATGAATAA